The Arthrobacter sp. OAP107 DNA segment CGTCACAGATAGCAGTCAAAGTGGAGAATCTGATCGCTTTGGCCCTGTCGTTTTTCAGCACCGACAGGTTCACCAGGCTGATCCCGACCCGCTTGCTCAGTTCGGTCAGTGTCATCCCGCGGTCCGCCAGCAGCTCGTCGAGCCGGCAATGGATTCCTGAGGCTTCGTCCGCCGGCATCAGACCAGGCCCTCGGTGTCCTTCTGCAGCCGGCGGCCAAACTGGAAGACCCCGGCCACAAGAAGCAGGGCGATGCCCAGCACCAGCGGCGCGGCGTTGAAGTCCAAGGAGAAGAGGTAGGGCTCCCCCGGCACATGCCCATTGACTCCGATCAGTTCTGCCAGGCGGCTCCGGGCAATGGAGTCGAGGATCTGCCCCGCCGTCCCGGCCAGCGCGAGGACCACTCCCCCGGTACCAACGAGCCAGTCAGAACCAGGTGTGAAGAGAATTTGGCTCCGGAGCCGGCGGGCCAGCAGAAAGACCAGCGCCAGAACGGCAAGGATACCTAGCTCGTTTAGCGCCTCCGCCCATGCCAGCAGCGCGGCCGGGCCGGAGGGAAGCACCGGAATTGTCGCATCCAGGGCCGTGTAGTGGCCGGAAGCACCCAGCGACAATCCGGACACCGTTTGGCGCGGCGTCGCCACCGGAAGCGTCAGCGTTACCTGCCCGGCCGAGGAATCCACGATGCCAGTCACCGTGAACGCCGTCGTCGTGACCGCTGCGGCGGACGAGGCAACCATCAGAAAAAGCGCATCCGTCCTGGTCACGAACATCTTGCGCCGTGCATCCGGAATGGCGTGCTTGGTAACTTTCATCAGTCCCCCAGTTATCGAAACTCGTTAATAACGACAATCGATAACATAGGGCTATCCGTAGCCGGTGTCAATGTCCGGCAGGCTCGCCTGCTGCCCCGTACGGGGCAAAAAGGAACCCGCCGGGGCGGACGGGTGGTCCGTCGTCGGCGGGCTCCTTACGGCAGGGCCGTCTGCGTTCAGGCGTTCGGCGCGTCGAACCGCTGCCCTTCGGGCTTGGACGGAAGGATCGTCAGGACCAACAGTGCTACCGCCCCAAGGAACGGCACGATACCCAGCAGCACAAACCAGCCGCTCAGGTTCACATCGTGCAGGCGCCGGGCAGTCAAGGCGAGGGACGGCACGATGGTCGCCAGTCCCCAAACAATGGCAAGGATGAGGCCCACCGTGGCGCCCGGACCGGGAACGGGCGAACCGTCTGCGGCCACGGTTGTTCCCCCTGCACCCGTGATGACGTTGATGATGATGCCGACCACGACTGCGACGAGCAGCCACCACCAGTACTCACTCCGGCTGGCACGGCCCGAGAACGTGGCGTACTTCTTGAAGAACCTGCGGACCGCTGCGGGCAAGGGCGCCCCGTAGTAAGGGGCCCAAAGCGGCGGTTCGCCGGTTCCTCCCTGATAGGCCTGCTGCTGTGGATATTGCTGATAGCTCACTGGTTCCCCCCACGGGTTCTGAGTTATGAGACGAGCCCATCGTAGGGGCCTAAACCGGCGAATCGGCCTTTCGATGGAGAAAATTTACTGCGATTTTCACTTCGCGTCCTGATAAGTGCGGAAGTTTCGGACTCCGCGGAGCCGCTGATGCCGCGGGCCCGGGTGCGGCTAGCAACTGACCATCGACACGGTCCCGGCGCGGGCTTAACCTTTCCTCGCTGGGACCCGACAACGACGACGGTGAGGTGGCAAAAATGGGAGCCCTGGAAGATGTTGATTTGGTGCAGCGGGGTTACGACGCTTTCGGTGCAGGTGACATGGACACCCTCCGCGGGCTGTTCGCGGCGGACGCCGTCTGGCATCTCGGGGGCAGCGGCGGGCTGTCCGGTGACAAGCAGGGCCTGGACGCGATCATCGCGTACTTCGGCGAACTGTTTACCCGCTCCGACGGCACGATCAAGGTCGACCTGGATGATCTGATCGGCGGGGACAACCATACGGTTGGCTTCCAGCGCGTGCACGCGCAACGCAACGGCGCAGCCATCGACCAGCGCGCCGTTATCGTCTTCGCACTCAAGGACGGCAAAGTCAGCGAGGTTTACGAATTCCCGGAGGACACCGCCAAGGCCGCCGATTTCTGGTCCTGAGAATCGCAGCTTCCCTGGGGCCGCCTGCACCCGATCCTTTGTTGCGAGGGTCGCCTAGAGTGGGCCCATGGCAGACGCGATGAAGTCCCTCACTGAAAGCTTCAGGAACGTGGGCGTTTCAAGGGCTTACGGAGATCCGATCCGGCTGGACGGGAAAGAGATCGTTCCCGTTGCACTGGTTTCCTTCGGGTTTGGCGGCGGCACCGAAGGCGGTGATCCGGAGGGAGCCGGCTCCGGTGGCGGGGGAGGCGGATTCGTCTTCCCCCTTGGCGTATATACCCACGACGACGGCGGCCGGCTGACTTTCCGTCCGAATCCACTGTCGCTGACGGCTTGCCTGGTACCGCTGGTATCGGCCGTCGGGCTTGCGCTGCGGGGTGCACTCCGGGCGCGGCGTTAGCCGCCCTCTTCGGCCGGAAGTCGCTACGCGACGTCGTCGGCGATGTTCCGGTCGGACAGGTGGGCCAGCAGGGCCCGCTCCGGACTGCCCGGGTTTTCCTCGAGGTGGCGCAGCAGGCTGGTGCGCACGTCGGGGCCGGTGGCAACCGCAGAAAGTACATCGATGATGACGTCCATTACCTGACGGCGCATCGTCCAATCCTCTGAAGCGTACGTCACGTGCACCTCCTGCCCGGCCGCGAACCTTTCCCCGACTGCTCTTTCGATAGGCACTGTCCCCTGAGTCAGTACCGTCGCTTCCAGCATCCCCGTTTGGCTGCGGGAAAACCGGAACCAGTGGGGCCGGCCCTTGTTTGGGCCGACCCCACCAATAGATCCCTGTGTTATGGCTTCAGGTCAGACGCGGCTTCTGCGTGTGACGGCGCCGTAGATCAGCAACACAATGACAGCTCCGAGGATGGACAACAGCCAGGTCCTGAGGTCGAAGAAGTCACCCAAGCCACCACCGAAGATCAGCGAGCCGATCCAGCCGCCAAGGATGGCCCCGACGACGCCCAAGACGAGGGTGACTATCCAACCGCCGCCCTGCCTCCCGGGAAGAATGGCTTTTGCAATGGCCCCCGCAATCAGACCGAGCAGGAGAAATCCAAGAATTCCCATGACGCACTTTCCTTTCCACCAGACAGGCACCGCGGGTGTGGCACCAGCTATAGAGATGAGTTAATCAGCATGCTTAGTAGCTGGCAAGCGTCCGATGCGCGTGGCCCGAAATTTCTCTTGTCAGTCCTGTTGGGGTGGTGCTATAAAAATCGGTATCAGCCAACATCGGAAACTGAGGTCAAGGAGGGGGTCCCCGGCAGCCAATTAACGCCTCATGGACCGGGACGGGATACCGGTAAACGCAAAGCTGCTTATTGGGCGGAGAGCTTTCAGAGAACGCCACAGCGCATAGTGTGCAGGTGCAGCATCATCAGCGTGCGGATCCTATTCCCGCTAAGTGGTCCCCGGCTGCAGGAGCAGCCGGGGACCACATCACCCTAGCTGCGGAGGGGATCGCAGCATCCGGAGTTCCTTGAGCTGGTTGTGGTGGGATTTCTGTGGACCAGGCGACAATCGTCAGCTACGCCCTCGGCTACATCGCGGTGGCGATAGCCGTTTTTGTTATGTTTCTGCCGGCGCTCGCTGTTCTCGGCCTGCTTCTGCTCGGGGCCGGCGCCGTACAGGTGATTGTTCTACTCATCAACGCCACGGCCGTTGGCCTCTACAAGGCTGTCCTCGGGCTGTACCACCACCTGCTGGACAGGTGGCACGACCGCCAGCGCGGCAGGCTGGCGGCCCACTAGGGCGGAACAGCCCCAGGCCGACGCGCCCGCCAGAGCGCTGCCCGTGCGAGGGCATGCTGAAACCTGCTCGCCAGTACATATGATGGCAGTCATGGAGGAGGAACTGGCGCGTGCCGCACAGGCTTTGTACGCGCTTCCCTTCGACGAGTTCATCGCCGCCCGCACTGCTGCCGCCAAAGATGCCGCGGCATCCAACAAGCCCCTTGCGCAGGCAATCCGGACCCTGCCCAAGCCTTCCGTGGCCGCCTGGACCGTCAATATGCTGGCACACCACAGCCCCGACGCCGTTCAGCAGCTACGGGCTCTCGGTGAGACCATGCAGGAGGCTCAGGCATCACTCGACGCTTCGACCCTAAGGGAGCTTGCCAAGGAACGTCGGAAACTCCTCGGCACCGCTGTCGGTGAAGCTCGGCTGGCCGCTGAAAAGCAGGGCCGGAAGGTAAGCGGCGCAGTTGCCACCGAGGTGGAAGAGACACTGCGGGCGGCCACGGCGGACCTGGCGGCTGCCGCCGCCGTCGAAAGCGGTTTGTTGCTTCGCGGGCTGTCCGCCGACGGCGTTGACCAGGTTGATCTCAGTGACGCCGTAGCGGTTCCGTCCGCGCTCGGAAAGCTGCCACCCCGGCCGCTCCCGCCCCAGCGGCCCGCTGATGCACAGCGTCCCGCTGGCGGGGCGCCACGCCCGGCTGGCGGGGCACCGAAAGGCCACCGGCAGGAGCCATCCGCCACGACTGCCCCGGCCGGACGGCGTGACCGGAGCCAGCCGTCAAAAGCCGCGGCGCGGGCGGGCGCCGACGCCGGCCCCGACGCGGTGGATCAGGAGAAGCCGCGCCTCCGAGCCGTCCGCACCGCTCCCCGCCCGGTCACGCCGTCGCTGCTGGAGAAGGCGCAGGCAGCGCTGGCGGAAGCGGAGGAAGCGGCTGCTGATGCCGCAGACGAGGCAGCGCGCCGCGCCCGGGCCCAGGAGGAAGCCGCGGCAGACTTCGTCCGGCTCACAGCCGAAGTCAACGACGCCCGGCAGCGGCTCCGTGCCTTGGAGCTTTCACTGGATGCCGCACGCAAGGAACGCGAGACCGCAGCCGCTGAAGCGAAGCAGTACGCCCGGGCAGCGGAAAAAAGCGAGCGGTCGGCGGTGCTGGCCAAGGAACGCGTGCTGCGGCTGCGCAACACGCCGGACTGAACTGCCAAAAATGTCAGACCCCGGTTGCACGATGGAGCCATGGAAAATAATCAGGAATTCCACGTAACGTACTTCGACGCCGACTGCGGCCGGATCCGCACCGAGGTCTTCGATACTGTGGCGGCTGCAGAGCGCTTCGCCAGCCGCAGCATCACCGGCGAAGACTGCTGGGCCGTCGTCGACGCCGTAGCAGTCCAGCAGGAGCAGCTCGCCGCCTGACGCCGGCAAGGCCCCGCCCGGCCGGGGCTGCCCAAACGCGGAGAGGCCCCGCCGTCCGCGCGGGCAGGCGGAGCGGGGCCTCTCGGCGGTTACCTGACTGTCAGGCGAAGTCGGAGACGGCCGGGTCCGGGCCGATCCTGCCGGTTCCGTCCGCGGTGCGATCCAGTCCGTTGATGGCTTCAACGTCCCCGGCGTCCAGCGTGACGTTCAGGGCGTCAAAGTTCTCACGGATCCTGGACTCGGTGACGGATTTGGGGATGACGACGTTACCGATGGCGAGGTGCCAAGCGATGACCACCTGAGCTGCGGTGGCACGGTGCTTTTGTGCGATGCCCGCGATAACCGGGTCCGCCAGGAGCTCCCCGCCCTGGCCCAGCGGAGACCAGGCCTGGGTCAGGATGCCCTGGGACGCATTGAAGTTCCGCAGCTCGGACTGGCTGAAGTAGGGGTGCAGTTCCACCTGGTTGATGGCCGGAACCACGCCGGTCTCGTCGATGATCCGTTGCAGGCCCTCGACGGTGAAGTTGGAGACGCCAATGGACTTCACCCTGCCGCGCTTCTGCAGTTCGATCAGCGCCTTCCAGGTGTCCACGTACTTGTCCTGCTTGGGCTGGAGCCAGTGGATCAGGTAGAGGTCCAGGGTTTCAAGACCCAGGCGCTCCAGCGACTCCTCGAACGCGGCGAGCGTCGATTCGTAGCCCTGGTCGGCGTTCCACAGCTTGGTGGTGATAAAGATTTCCTCCGGCGACAGCCCGGAACTGGCAATCGCCCGGCCTACACCGGATTCGTTGCCGTAGATCTTGGCGGTGTCGATGTGGCGGAACCCGGCCTGAAACGCCTGAAAGACGACCTTCTCGGCTACGTCGTCTTCAACCTGCCACACCCCGTAGCCCAGCTGGGGAATGGTGTTGCCGTCATTGAATGTCAGTATTGGTGAAGAAGTCATTTGTCCATCCTGCCAACAATCAAACTTGAAGCGCACGGAATATGACGAAGCTAAGCTAGCCGCGTAACGCCGTGTCACGGGGAATATTTCGGCGCAAAGAAAACCCCGGCCGGTCAGGACTCCGAAAGGAGCCGCTCGGCGTCGGCCACTTGCTCAAACACAGTTTCCGCCCGGCGCCAGACGGATGCCGCGCCAACGGGCACCGGCCCCACGGCGAGACGGAGCATCGCGGCCGCCTCGGCGGTGGCGGCCAGCGAGTTGCCCGCCTTGGACAGCGAGCGGTGAACACCTGACAGGGCGTGCGGAATATCCAGGCCGTCGCTGGGCGACCGCCGCTGCGCCTCAACGCAGATCTCCCGGACACGGCCGGAGAGGCCCGCCAGCTGGTTGGCTATGTCGACCAGCTCTGCGTAGAGCTGGTCGTCCTCCACACCCTCGAGCACCTGGTGGTACCGGTCCAGGCCGCGGTGGAACCGGTCGTGGGCGCGGCGCCATAAGCCCTTGCCAAGTTCGGCGTCGTCTTTCCGCCCTTGGCGGGCGGCCGTGAAAAATCCCAAAGAGGCCTACAAGTACTGGCCGGGGCCGTGGTCGGAGTCTTCCTTTCGGCCCGGGTGCAGCGGGTCGGCGCCGGGCTGGGGTGCCTTGGCACGCTGCGGCTCGCCGTTTTCGCCAATGACGACGCCGGGGGCGATGACGGTCCCTGGCGGAAGCTGCCGGAGCTGCATCTGGGCCATCGTGTGTTCCCGGGCTGCGTGCTGGGCGGCGATCGCCGTCTGGATGCCATGGAACAGGCCTTCCAGCCAGCCCACCAGCTGGGCCTGGGCGATCCGCAGTTCGGCGTCCGAGGGCGTGCCGTCCTCCGGGAAGGGCAGGCTGATCCGTTCCAGCTCCTGCACCAGTTCCGGTGCCAGGCCGTCCTCAAGCTCCTTGATGGAACGCTCGTGGATCTCCGCAAGGCGGCCCCGGGCGGCGTCGTCCAGGGGCGCCGACTTCACCTCTTCAAGCAGTTGCCGGATCATGGTGCCGATCCGCATCACCTTGGCAGGTTCATCCACGAGGTCCTGCAGGCTGGCATGTTTGGGCTTGCCGGCGTCGGCAGGGCCGTCGGAAGCCCCCGCATCCAGTGTGGTGCCCTCCACAGGCTCCTCGTCCTCCTGCGGCACGGAAGAGGGCACGGAAGGCTCCGCGGCCTGCTGAGCTGCGGGCTGAACGCCCGGCTCGCCGGGCTGGACGGCGGCCTGCGGACCGGCCGCCTGGGTGGGTGGAGTGTCTTCGGGATCGCTCATGCGTTCATACTCTCACGGGCCCGGAATGCGGAGTCCAGTCAATGAAGCTCCTTGACCAGGATTTCGCCTTCGTCCGTAGCGAAACCGCATTTGCGGTAGAAGCCGACGGCGTACGTGTTGGCCGGAACCCACACTTCCGCCACCCCGTTGCCCCTCATCCAGGCCTCCATCTCCGCAATGAGTGCCCGCCCTATACCCCTTCGGCGCCACGCGGCGTGGGTTCCCATCTCCATCAGCAGCACCTCCGCCCAGGGGCCGGGCGTCCGGCGCCGCTGGATGCAGCCGTGCAGGAAACCCACGGTCTGTCCCCCGGCCTCTGCCAGCCAGAAGAGAACAGACGGGTCGGCGAGGAAGTCCCGGGCGCCGTCGGGGTCCAAATCCCCCGACGGCGCGGTCCCCGGGTCCTCGTCAAACAGGTTGTCCGTGGCCGCCAGCGAGACAAGTGCGGCGGCCTCTGCCGGCCGGATCCTGCGCACGACGAATCCGGCCGGCAGAACAGCCATGGTCAGCAGCACCTTCCCTGCGGGTTGGTATCCTGGCGGTCCGTCCGGTCCCGCCAGAACGCACGCTCGTCCATGGGCGGCGTGCCGTGGCCGGCCGCCGCATGGTGCTCCAGGTATTTCCGGTAGGCGTCAGCCCCCATGACCCCCTGCAGGTACCGCGAGAAGCCGCGGAAGGCCTGGGCCACCGGATGCAGCATGCCGCCCGATCCCGCGTTGGCACTCATCAGTGATGTCCTGCCCGCTCGATGCGCAGGTCAGCGGGCAGCTTGTTCCACTCCGCCATGAGCTCGCGCTCGGCGGCGGTAGGGATCAGCCCGGCGGGCGCATAGACCCGCGAGGGACGTGGCCGGTCCTCGTTGTTGGCGTTGGGGATCCCCGCCGTCGTGTTCCGGAAGGCCTTCACGGTAGCCACCACGGCTGTGACGATGACAATGATGCTCAGGACCACGAAGATTACGGACAGCCAGCCCTGGATCATGGTGTTGCGGACCACCGCCTCCATGGCCGCCGTGGTCTTGGCCGTGCCGAAGGAGGTCTTCCCGTCGGCCAGCGCCTTGCTGAAGGCGGCGTTGTTCGCGAAGTACCCCACCGCCGGGACCGAGGAGAAGATCTTGTGGATGCTCGCCGTGATGGTAACGACGGCGGTGAAGGCCAGTGGCACGGCGACGATCCACAGGTATCTGAAGGAGCCGCGCTTGGCCGCGATGGCCATGCACACCGCCAGGGCGATCGCGGCCAGCAGCTGGTTGGCGATGCCGAAGAGCGGGAACAGCGTGTTGATGCCGCCCAGCGGGTCGGTGACGCCCATCAGGAGCACCGCGCCCCAGGCACCCACCATGATGGCCGTGCAAAGCCACGCGCCGGGACGCCAGGATGCCTCCTTGAACTTCGGGGCAAAGTTCCCGATCGAATCCTGCAGCATGAACCGCGCAACGCGCGTTCCGGCGTCGACCGCGGTGAGGATGAACAGCGCCTCGAACATGATGGCGAAGTGGTACCAGAAGGCCATCATGCCGGTGCCGCCAATGAACTGCTGCATGATGTGGGCCAGGCCCACGGCGAGCGTTGGCGCGCCGCCGGAGCGCGAGACGATGCTCTCCTCACCCACGTTCGAGGCGGTCTCCGCCAGGACGTCGGGGGTGATGTTGACGCCGGCCAGGCCCAGTCCGTTGACCCACTGCGTAGCCGTCTCCACGGTTCCGCCGGTCAGGGCCGCAGGGGCGTTCATGGCGAAGTAAATGCCGCGGTCGATCGAAATCGCGGCGACGAGCGCCATGATGGCCACGAAGGATTCCATCAGCATGCCGCCGTAGCCGATGAAGCGGGTCTGCCGCTCCTTCTCGATGAGCTTCGGCGTGGTGCCGGAAGAGATCAGGGCGTGGAAGCCGGACAACGCACCGCAGGCGATGGTGACGAACAGGAAGGGGAACAGGGCGCCGGAGAAGACCGGACCGTTCTCGCGGCCGGCGAACTCGCTGAACGCCGGAACGGTGATTTCGGGGCGCACCACGATGATGGCCACGGCCAGCATCGCGATGACGCCGATCTTCATGAACGTGGAGAGGTAGTCACGCGGTGCGAGCAGGAGCCACACGGGCAGGATGGCCGCGATGAAGCCGTAGACGATCAGGCCCCACGCGATGGTGACCTTGTCCAGGTGGAAGAACGCCGCACCCCATTCGGTGCCGGCCACGGCACCGCCGCCGATGATCGCCGCCATCAGCAGAACGAAGCCGATGATGGACACCTCCATGACCTTGCCCGGACGCAGGTACCGCAGGTACACGCCCATGAACAGCGCGATCGGGATGGTCATGCCCACGGAGAAGACGCCCCACGGGCTCTCGCCCAGGGCATTGACGACGACGAGCGCCAGGATCGCGACGATGATCACCATGATCAGCAGGGTTGCCACCAGGGCGGCGGTGCCGCCGATGACGCCGAGTTCCTCCCGCGCCATCTGGCCGAGGGAACGGCCGCCGCGGCGCATGGAGAAGAACATGACCAGGTAGTCCTGGACGGCACCGGCAAGGACGACGCCGATGATGATCCAGATGGTGCCGGGGAGGTACCCCATCTGGGCAGCGATGACGGGTCCCACGAGCGGGCCGGCACCGGCGATGGCGGCGAAGTGGTGGCCGAAGAGGACATTGCGGTCGGTGCGGACGTAGTCCTTGCCGTCAGCCTTGTACTCTGCCGGTGTGGCGCGGCGGTCGTCCGGCTTGAGCAGATAGCGCTCGATGACCTTCGAGTAGAAGCGGTAGCCGATGAGGTAGGTGCACACCGAGGCAAACACGAACCAGATGGCGTTGACGGTTTCGCCCCTGACGATGGCCAGCATGAACCAGGCCACACCGCCCAGGAGTGCGATGGCTACCCAGAGGGCGATCTTCGCAGGGGTCCATCTGCGCTCCTCGGCGTCGCGGACCGCGTCATCAACCGACGCCGGCGGCAGCGCTTCGTCGGCGGGATCCAGTTCCCCGTCCGCCGTTCGGGTCCCGTCCTCAGGCATGGTGCCCATGTCTCCTCCTTGAGATTCCCAGCTGGCACGGAGTGTGCCACGGGCACCCTACCAACCGGCAGGGCCTCACCCTTGGCTTTTGAGCGGTGGTGCCGGAGGAATCGACGAGCGGTCCCGATGCCGCGGTAAGCGGCGGGCTGCCGGGCCGATACCGGCGGTCAGGTGCCGGGACTTCGCCGGGACACCGGCAGGCGGGCACGCGCGAAGATCCAGGCCAGGCCACTGCCGGTCAGCGGCACGGCAACGAGCAGGGCCAGCAGCGGCATCCACGGGACGACCGGCTCTGCAAACATCCGGGTGGCCCCGATAAGCAGGACTGCAGGCACCACCCCGGCGGCCACTCCCAGCGAGGTCCCAAGCGACGCGGTCATCAGCGACTGTGCTCCGGCCAGCGCCTTCCGCAGCCGCGGCGGCGCGCCGACCCCGGCCAGCGTCATGTGGTCCGCCCTGGCATCGGCGAGCGCCAGGCCCGTGGTGATGCCGGCCGCGCTGAGCGTGATGAGTGCGCTGGTGCCAACGATCAGCCACAGCAGTTCGGACCCGGTGCGGTCCGCTCCCGGCTCAACGTAGAAGCCCATCGCCTGGATCCGGTAGACCTGCGCCAGTGCCGCGGACGCCCTGTCCTGTTCAGCGGCTTCCGGGTAGGCGGACAGCTGGGCGAGCAGCACGGAGTTGCCGACGTGGATGCCCAGCCTGGACGCGGTTTCAGGAGGAATGACACCGTAGAACGGGACCGGCACGTCCGGCGCCTCCACGATTGCCGGCAGCTCTTTGTTGTTCAGGGGCTTGTAGGCAACTGCGGAACCAGGGCCGGGAACGGGCTGGCGCACGTCATAGGACTGCAGCGTGGTCCTCCCGTCCTTTTCGAAGACCGGGTTGCTGACCACCATTCCCCCGCTGTTCAGTGCATCCACCGCGGCAGGGCTGGGTTCCCGGCCCAGCAGAGCCCGGAGCTCGTCCACTCCGCCAACCACCAACGGCGGAAGCTGGCCGGCGGAACCGGCGGCAGACATGGATCCGTTGCACCGCCAGTCCTGCCCGTCCAGGACGCGGCCCTGCGGGGTGGCAGGGCATTCGTTGGCTGCCGGCACGGCAAGCTTGTATTGCCGGCAGTCCGCTCCGGCGTTGCTGGCGGGACTGGACCCACCGGT contains these protein-coding regions:
- a CDS encoding aldo/keto reductase, translating into MTSSPILTFNDGNTIPQLGYGVWQVEDDVAEKVVFQAFQAGFRHIDTAKIYGNESGVGRAIASSGLSPEEIFITTKLWNADQGYESTLAAFEESLERLGLETLDLYLIHWLQPKQDKYVDTWKALIELQKRGRVKSIGVSNFTVEGLQRIIDETGVVPAINQVELHPYFSQSELRNFNASQGILTQAWSPLGQGGELLADPVIAGIAQKHRATAAQVVIAWHLAIGNVVIPKSVTESRIRENFDALNVTLDAGDVEAINGLDRTADGTGRIGPDPAVSDFA
- a CDS encoding GlsB/YeaQ/YmgE family stress response membrane protein encodes the protein MGILGFLLLGLIAGAIAKAILPGRQGGGWIVTLVLGVVGAILGGWIGSLIFGGGLGDFFDLRTWLLSILGAVIVLLIYGAVTRRSRV
- a CDS encoding helix-turn-helix transcriptional regulator, whose product is MPADEASGIHCRLDELLADRGMTLTELSKRVGISLVNLSVLKNDRAKAIRFSTLTAICDALGCQVGDLLVTSGGTAGIP
- a CDS encoding GNAT family N-acetyltransferase translates to MAVLPAGFVVRRIRPAEAAALVSLAATDNLFDEDPGTAPSGDLDPDGARDFLADPSVLFWLAEAGGQTVGFLHGCIQRRRTPGPWAEVLLMEMGTHAAWRRRGIGRALIAEMEAWMRGNGVAEVWVPANTYAVGFYRKCGFATDEGEILVKELH
- a CDS encoding YbdD/YjiX family protein codes for the protein MSANAGSGGMLHPVAQAFRGFSRYLQGVMGADAYRKYLEHHAAAGHGTPPMDERAFWRDRTDRQDTNPQGRCC
- a CDS encoding carbon starvation CstA family protein, with amino-acid sequence MGTMPEDGTRTADGELDPADEALPPASVDDAVRDAEERRWTPAKIALWVAIALLGGVAWFMLAIVRGETVNAIWFVFASVCTYLIGYRFYSKVIERYLLKPDDRRATPAEYKADGKDYVRTDRNVLFGHHFAAIAGAGPLVGPVIAAQMGYLPGTIWIIIGVVLAGAVQDYLVMFFSMRRGGRSLGQMAREELGVIGGTAALVATLLIMVIIVAILALVVVNALGESPWGVFSVGMTIPIALFMGVYLRYLRPGKVMEVSIIGFVLLMAAIIGGGAVAGTEWGAAFFHLDKVTIAWGLIVYGFIAAILPVWLLLAPRDYLSTFMKIGVIAMLAVAIIVVRPEITVPAFSEFAGRENGPVFSGALFPFLFVTIACGALSGFHALISSGTTPKLIEKERQTRFIGYGGMLMESFVAIMALVAAISIDRGIYFAMNAPAALTGGTVETATQWVNGLGLAGVNITPDVLAETASNVGEESIVSRSGGAPTLAVGLAHIMQQFIGGTGMMAFWYHFAIMFEALFILTAVDAGTRVARFMLQDSIGNFAPKFKEASWRPGAWLCTAIMVGAWGAVLLMGVTDPLGGINTLFPLFGIANQLLAAIALAVCMAIAAKRGSFRYLWIVAVPLAFTAVVTITASIHKIFSSVPAVGYFANNAAFSKALADGKTSFGTAKTTAAMEAVVRNTMIQGWLSVIFVVLSIIVIVTAVVATVKAFRNTTAGIPNANNEDRPRPSRVYAPAGLIPTAAERELMAEWNKLPADLRIERAGHH
- a CDS encoding nuclear transport factor 2 family protein, with protein sequence MGALEDVDLVQRGYDAFGAGDMDTLRGLFAADAVWHLGGSGGLSGDKQGLDAIIAYFGELFTRSDGTIKVDLDDLIGGDNHTVGFQRVHAQRNGAAIDQRAVIVFALKDGKVSEVYEFPEDTAKAADFWS
- a CDS encoding proteasome activator — encoded protein: MSDPEDTPPTQAAGPQAAVQPGEPGVQPAAQQAAEPSVPSSVPQEDEEPVEGTTLDAGASDGPADAGKPKHASLQDLVDEPAKVMRIGTMIRQLLEEVKSAPLDDAARGRLAEIHERSIKELEDGLAPELVQELERISLPFPEDGTPSDAELRIAQAQLVGWLEGLFHGIQTAIAAQHAAREHTMAQMQLRQLPPGTVIAPGVVIGENGEPQRAKAPQPGADPLHPGRKEDSDHGPGQYL
- a CDS encoding DUF805 domain-containing protein, with protein sequence MSYQQYPQQQAYQGGTGEPPLWAPYYGAPLPAAVRRFFKKYATFSGRASRSEYWWWLLVAVVVGIIINVITGAGGTTVAADGSPVPGPGATVGLILAIVWGLATIVPSLALTARRLHDVNLSGWFVLLGIVPFLGAVALLVLTILPSKPEGQRFDAPNA